In Nomia melanderi isolate GNS246 chromosome 4, iyNomMela1, whole genome shotgun sequence, the following are encoded in one genomic region:
- the LOC116435153 gene encoding ketohexokinase isoform X1, producing the protein MISSFYEKIIGMPSTTEPNQKKVLCVGLTCLDIVQACKEYPAEDSDQRTVEYRWQRGGNASNTCTVLSLLGTSCEFFGTMSTDEHLNFLQNDMNKYNIDYSHCPMKQVGCPISTVILSLSTGSRTILHHNPKMPELTLKDFEQLHLQDYSWIHFEGKNINEVLSMMQCIENYNNALSNSQDSTDKEMHKRQMPITVSVELERPDHELLDLLPYVDVAFISKDFAQSRGYDNMSETLKNISDDAKSGATLICAWGDRGAMGKTPDNVTVQSPAFPPHKVVDTLGAGDTFNAAVLHFLNETKRKMSDVTELKHGGYKQNIKKNYNIESIECSRTEFITHTTLQGAITFGCQVAGVKVGIKGYNNLDEIVKNEISIHLNQ; encoded by the exons ATGATTTCgagtttttatgaaaaaattattggAATGCCTTCTACAACAGAGCCGAACCAAAAGAAAGTTCTTTGTGTCGGATTAACGTGTTTAGATATCGTACAAGCTTGTAAAGAATATCCCGCGGAAGATTCTGATCAAAG GACTGTGGAATACAGATGGCAAAGAGGAGGCAATGCATCCAACACTTGTACAGTTCTTTCTCTCTTGGGAACTTCATGCGAGTTTTTTGGTACCATGAGCACAGATGAACATTTAAACTTTCTCCAGAATGACATGAACAagtataatattgattattctCATTGCCCTATGAAACAAGTAGGATGTCCAATCTCTACTGTTATTTTGAGTCTAAGTACTGGTTCTCGTACAATTTTACATCATAATCCCAAGATGCCTGAATTGACATTGAAGGATTTTGAACAACTGCATTTACAAGACTACAGCTGGATTCATTTTGAAGGCAAAAATATCAATGAAGTATTGTCAATGATGCAgtgtatagaaaattataacaatGCATTAAGCAATAGTCAAGATTCCACAGATAAAGAAATGCATAAGAGGCAAATGCCAATCACAGTAAGCGTAGAATTAGAACGTCCAGATCAcgaattattagatttattaccATATGTTGATGTTGCGTTTATATCTAAAGATTTTGCTCAAAGTAGAGGATATGATAATATGAGTGAAACATTAAAGAATATTAGCGATGATGCTAAATCTGG aGCAACTTTGATCTGTGCTTGGGGAGATCGAGGTGCTATGGGAAAAACTCCCGACAATGTCACAGTACAATCTCCTGCCTTTCCACCACATAAGGTTGTGGATACTTTAGGTGCTGGTGATACTTTTAATGCAGCAGTGTTACATTTTttgaatgaaacaaagagaaaaatgtCAGACGTAACTGAATTAAAACATGGGggatataaacaaaatataaaaaagaattataatatagaaagcaTAGAATGCAGTCGAACTGAATTTATTACACACACTACTTTACAAGGTGCCATAACCTTTGGTTGTCAAGTAGCTGGTGTTAAAGTTGGTATAAAAGGTTACAATAATTTAGACGAAatcgttaaaaatgaaatatcaatacatttaaaccaatga
- the LOC116435153 gene encoding ketohexokinase isoform X2, with amino-acid sequence MTVEYRWQRGGNASNTCTVLSLLGTSCEFFGTMSTDEHLNFLQNDMNKYNIDYSHCPMKQVGCPISTVILSLSTGSRTILHHNPKMPELTLKDFEQLHLQDYSWIHFEGKNINEVLSMMQCIENYNNALSNSQDSTDKEMHKRQMPITVSVELERPDHELLDLLPYVDVAFISKDFAQSRGYDNMSETLKNISDDAKSGATLICAWGDRGAMGKTPDNVTVQSPAFPPHKVVDTLGAGDTFNAAVLHFLNETKRKMSDVTELKHGGYKQNIKKNYNIESIECSRTEFITHTTLQGAITFGCQVAGVKVGIKGYNNLDEIVKNEISIHLNQ; translated from the exons AT GACTGTGGAATACAGATGGCAAAGAGGAGGCAATGCATCCAACACTTGTACAGTTCTTTCTCTCTTGGGAACTTCATGCGAGTTTTTTGGTACCATGAGCACAGATGAACATTTAAACTTTCTCCAGAATGACATGAACAagtataatattgattattctCATTGCCCTATGAAACAAGTAGGATGTCCAATCTCTACTGTTATTTTGAGTCTAAGTACTGGTTCTCGTACAATTTTACATCATAATCCCAAGATGCCTGAATTGACATTGAAGGATTTTGAACAACTGCATTTACAAGACTACAGCTGGATTCATTTTGAAGGCAAAAATATCAATGAAGTATTGTCAATGATGCAgtgtatagaaaattataacaatGCATTAAGCAATAGTCAAGATTCCACAGATAAAGAAATGCATAAGAGGCAAATGCCAATCACAGTAAGCGTAGAATTAGAACGTCCAGATCAcgaattattagatttattaccATATGTTGATGTTGCGTTTATATCTAAAGATTTTGCTCAAAGTAGAGGATATGATAATATGAGTGAAACATTAAAGAATATTAGCGATGATGCTAAATCTGG aGCAACTTTGATCTGTGCTTGGGGAGATCGAGGTGCTATGGGAAAAACTCCCGACAATGTCACAGTACAATCTCCTGCCTTTCCACCACATAAGGTTGTGGATACTTTAGGTGCTGGTGATACTTTTAATGCAGCAGTGTTACATTTTttgaatgaaacaaagagaaaaatgtCAGACGTAACTGAATTAAAACATGGGggatataaacaaaatataaaaaagaattataatatagaaagcaTAGAATGCAGTCGAACTGAATTTATTACACACACTACTTTACAAGGTGCCATAACCTTTGGTTGTCAAGTAGCTGGTGTTAAAGTTGGTATAAAAGGTTACAATAATTTAGACGAAatcgttaaaaatgaaatatcaatacatttaaaccaatga
- the LOC116435156 gene encoding short-chain dehydrogenase/reductase family 16C member 6-like, whose translation MMKAYGGVLIVADALLLLLKILYYIVEAIYRIFVPVEEKSVAGEIVLVTGAGHGIGKELALKYASLGATVVCWDLNPQGNNGTVEEIKQMGVAKVYGYKCDVANREEVFKVAEKVKQDVGNVTILINNAGIMPCHTFLDHSPEEIKRMFDVNVMAHFWTLQAFLPSMIQNNHGHIVALSSVAGFVGLPNLVPYCVSKYAVRGLMESLDEELRRSSKDKPSKIKFTTICPYMVDTGLCKKPRMRFPSIMSLAVPKMVADEIVRMQRRNIKQVSIPKFLIHLDHVVRCLPDMCVPAVLDFVNAGVEPDS comes from the exons ATGATGAAGGCGTACGGGGGTGTGCTGATCGTGGCAGATGCTCTGCTGTTGCTTCTAAAGATACTCTATTACATAGTGGAAGCAATCTACAGGATATTCGTCCCTGTCGAGGAAAAGAGCGTTGCCGGAGAAATTGTCCTG GTGACAGGCGCGGGGCACGGTATTGGTAAGGAATTAGCATTGAAATACGCATCATTAGGAGCTACAGTTGTTTGTTGGGACTTAAATCCGCAAGGAAATAACGGAACTGtagaagaaattaaacaaatggGTGTGGCAAAAGTCTATGGCTACAA GTGTGACGTGGCGAACAGGGAAGAAGTATTTAAAGTAGCAGAAAAGGTCAAACAAGACGTCGGAAACGTAACGATCCTGATCAACAATGCCGGCATAATGCCCTGCCATACATTCCTGGATCACTCGCCTGAAGAGATTAAACGAATGTTCGATGTCAATGTCATGGCGCACTTCTGG ACTCTGCAAGCTTTCTTGCCCAGTATGATCCAAAATAATCACGGGCACATCGTTGCCCTTTCGTCAGTAGCCGGATTCGTGGGTTTGCCTAACTTGGTGCCATATTGTGTCTCAAAGTACGCCGTAAGAG GATTAATGGAGAGCTTGGACGAGGAACTTCGGCGATCGAGCAAAGACAAGCCTTCGAAGATCAAATTCACCACCATTTGCCCGTACATGGTGGATACGGGTCTCTGCAAGAAGCCGCGAATGAG GTTCCCGAGCATCATGTCATTGGCTGTACCGAAAATGGTAGCTGACGAAATAGTTCGGATGCAGAGGCGAAACATAAAACAAGTATCCATTCCCAAGTTCTTGATACACCTTGACCATGTTGTCAG ATGCCTGCCCGACATGTGCGTACCTGCCGTTTTGGATTTTGTAAATGCCGGTGTCGAACCCGACAGCTAA